A region from the Alphaproteobacteria bacterium genome encodes:
- a CDS encoding cupin translates to MIGAESGPQIRSAEVVLPCVELDATVDFFTQALGFRLEAIFPADAPAVAVIAGFGLRLRLERGSDCAAGTIRLLSPEPDKVANGARVLKAPNGTHIEIVDAAPALVIPPLDPHFVLSRMSEGSAWGAGRAGMFYRDLIPGRLCGRFIASHIMIRAGGAVADYVHFHNVRFQMIYCRKGWVRVVYEDQGPPFVLEAGDCVLQPPLIRHRVLESSPGLEVIEIGCPALHETFADNELTLPTPVVDPTRDFGGQRFVRHIANIASWRPWRVVGFECRNTGIGAATGGLAGARVVRPRDTVKTPLSTHDAEFAFTFVLDGAATLRCDGIHPLSPGDAFTIPA, encoded by the coding sequence ATGATCGGAGCCGAGAGCGGCCCGCAAATTCGTTCGGCGGAGGTGGTGCTGCCGTGCGTCGAGCTCGACGCCACGGTAGATTTCTTCACCCAAGCACTCGGCTTCCGGCTTGAGGCGATCTTTCCCGCCGACGCGCCGGCTGTCGCGGTCATCGCAGGCTTCGGGCTCCGCCTGCGGCTCGAGCGAGGCAGCGATTGTGCGGCGGGGACCATCCGCCTGCTCTCGCCCGAACCGGATAAAGTCGCGAACGGTGCCCGGGTGCTCAAGGCACCCAACGGAACGCACATTGAAATCGTCGATGCAGCGCCCGCCCTGGTCATTCCACCGCTCGATCCCCACTTTGTCCTTAGCCGAATGAGCGAAGGTTCCGCATGGGGTGCGGGCCGTGCCGGCATGTTCTATCGCGATCTCATTCCAGGTCGTCTCTGCGGCCGCTTCATCGCTTCCCATATCATGATCCGCGCCGGCGGGGCCGTCGCCGATTACGTACACTTCCACAATGTGCGCTTCCAGATGATCTATTGCCGTAAGGGATGGGTTCGCGTCGTCTACGAGGATCAAGGGCCGCCATTCGTGCTCGAAGCCGGTGATTGCGTGCTGCAGCCCCCACTCATCCGTCACCGCGTACTGGAAAGCTCCCCCGGCCTGGAAGTAATCGAGATCGGCTGCCCAGCACTGCACGAGACCTTTGCCGACAACGAACTCACACTCCCAACCCCGGTCGTGGACCCGACACGGGATTTTGGCGGCCAGCGGTTCGTCCGCCACATCGCCAACATAGCAAGCTGGCGACCCTGGCGCGTCGTCGGTTTCGAATGCCGAAATACGGGGATCGGGGCTGCGACCGGTGGTCTTGCGGGTGCGCGCGTTGTGCGTCCACGCGATACCGTAAAAACGCCGCTCAGTACCCACGACGCAGAGTTTGCCTTCACGTTCGTGCTTGACGGTGCCGCAACGCTGCGCTGCGACGGCATCCACCCCCTTTCACCAGGCGACGCCTTCACGATACCGGCGG
- a CDS encoding glyoxylate/hydroxypyruvate reductase A: MVKKAILFGSDFDDPAPFRAVLARDFPSCEFRVWPDAGRIEDIEYALIWKIDAGALRALPNLKAVLALGAGVDQILKDGTYPARVPLYRLLDAGLSAQMSEYAIYGVLNIHRRMDEYRAQQVQRKWQRLDAVHPSQRTVGVMGLGVLGADLARKLGILGFRTLGWSRTPKALPEVQCFHGEDGLRAFLSKCDIVVVLLPLTPQTQGIVNRTTLALLPPGAAIVNIARGRHVVDADLLAAIGSGHISHAMLDVFHDEPLPPDHPFWGHPRVFLTPHIAAQPIAELAMRQIIENLRRLENGEPPMGRVDLAAGY; the protein is encoded by the coding sequence ATGGTCAAGAAGGCGATCCTCTTCGGCAGCGATTTCGACGATCCTGCTCCCTTCCGCGCAGTCTTGGCGCGTGACTTCCCGAGCTGCGAATTTCGCGTGTGGCCCGACGCAGGTCGGATCGAGGACATCGAGTACGCGCTGATTTGGAAAATCGACGCCGGGGCGCTGCGCGCGCTTCCGAACCTCAAAGCGGTCCTAGCACTCGGCGCCGGCGTCGATCAAATCCTGAAGGACGGGACTTACCCGGCGCGCGTTCCGCTCTACCGCCTCCTCGATGCCGGGCTATCGGCGCAGATGAGCGAATATGCCATCTACGGTGTGCTCAACATTCACCGGCGCATGGACGAATACCGCGCTCAACAAGTGCAGCGCAAATGGCAGCGCCTCGACGCCGTGCATCCCTCGCAACGGACAGTCGGCGTGATGGGCCTCGGCGTGCTTGGCGCCGATCTCGCTCGCAAGCTCGGCATTCTCGGCTTCCGAACCCTCGGATGGAGTCGCACGCCAAAGGCGCTCCCAGAGGTTCAATGCTTTCACGGGGAGGACGGGCTTCGCGCGTTCTTGTCGAAATGCGATATCGTCGTCGTGCTCTTGCCGCTCACGCCGCAAACCCAAGGTATCGTCAATCGGACAACCTTGGCGCTTTTGCCGCCCGGGGCAGCCATCGTCAATATCGCACGCGGGCGACACGTTGTGGATGCCGATCTTCTTGCGGCCATCGGTTCCGGCCACATCAGCCACGCCATGCTCGATGTCTTTCACGACGAGCCGCTCCCGCCGGACCATCCTTTTTGGGGCCACCCGCGCGTCTTTCTGACTCCGCATATCGCGGCACAACCGATCGCCGAATTGGCCATGCGCCAAATCATTGAGAATCTTCGGCGGCTCGAAAACGGGGAACCGCCGATGGGCCGGGTGGACCTCGCAGCTGGCTATTGA